The proteins below come from a single Methanomassiliicoccales archaeon genomic window:
- the purB gene encoding adenylosuccinate lyase: MVVCPLDFRYGREEMKAILSEESRLRAQLKVEGALALALAKVGDIPLKDAKAIAKVCHSKLVTLERVKRIEADTKHDVMAMVQAITEKSGPAGRYVHLGATSNDIVDTAMALEIKRAMALIERDLTQFTFTLASLAERHKNTIMVARTHGQFAIPTTFGFKIAGYVAEMLRFQERLKEVRKRACVGKMSGAVGTGAALGRNFLKVQDDVMKQLGLGVEEVATQIVCRDRYAELACLLALIASACERYATEVRNLQRSEINEVAEGFDREKQVGSSTMAQKRNPMLSENVCGLARIARGFAIPAIEDMNLWHERDLTNSSAERFILPHLFVLTDDILIKMDEVFSGLEVHEGKMRENIESANGLIMAEAVMIAMVGKGLGRQDAHAIVRKASLKAEMEGAHLMDVLLVDKKVAKLFMRAELEEVMDPASYLGKAPEMTMKVVRRVRSSLKTK; this comes from the coding sequence ATGGTCGTCTGTCCCCTGGACTTCCGCTATGGTCGAGAAGAGATGAAGGCCATCCTGAGCGAGGAGAGCCGCCTGCGCGCCCAACTGAAGGTGGAGGGAGCTCTGGCGCTCGCTCTTGCGAAGGTAGGGGATATCCCTCTGAAAGATGCCAAGGCCATCGCCAAGGTCTGCCACTCCAAACTGGTGACGCTGGAACGAGTGAAGAGGATCGAGGCGGACACCAAGCACGACGTCATGGCCATGGTCCAAGCCATCACGGAGAAGAGCGGCCCAGCAGGACGATATGTTCATCTGGGCGCCACCTCCAACGACATAGTGGACACGGCCATGGCCCTGGAGATCAAAAGAGCGATGGCGTTGATCGAGAGGGATCTGACCCAGTTCACGTTCACCCTCGCCTCTCTGGCGGAGAGGCACAAGAACACGATCATGGTGGCCCGCACCCACGGCCAATTCGCCATCCCCACGACCTTCGGCTTCAAGATCGCCGGCTATGTGGCGGAGATGCTGCGTTTCCAGGAGCGTCTGAAGGAGGTCAGGAAGCGGGCGTGCGTGGGCAAGATGTCCGGAGCAGTGGGCACCGGGGCCGCCCTTGGCCGGAACTTCCTCAAGGTGCAGGACGATGTCATGAAGCAGCTCGGCCTGGGCGTGGAGGAGGTGGCCACCCAGATCGTGTGCCGCGATCGTTATGCAGAACTGGCATGCCTGCTTGCGCTCATCGCTTCAGCCTGCGAAAGATACGCCACCGAGGTCCGCAACCTGCAACGCTCGGAGATCAACGAGGTGGCCGAGGGTTTCGACAGAGAGAAGCAGGTGGGCAGCTCGACCATGGCGCAGAAGCGCAACCCCATGCTCTCGGAGAACGTCTGCGGCTTGGCTAGGATCGCTAGAGGATTCGCCATTCCGGCTATCGAGGATATGAACCTGTGGCACGAGCGCGATCTCACGAACTCGAGCGCAGAGCGTTTCATCCTGCCTCATTTGTTCGTGCTCACGGACGACATCCTGATCAAGATGGACGAGGTCTTCTCCGGCCTGGAAGTGCACGAAGGAAAGATGAGGGAGAACATCGAGAGCGCCAACGGCCTGATCATGGCCGAGGCGGTGATGATCGCCATGGTGGGTAAGGGCCTCGGAAGGCAGGATGCTCATGCCATCGTGCGCAAAGCCTCTCTGAAAGCGGAGATGGAGGGCGCTCATCTGATGGACGTGCTCCTAGTGGACAAGAAGGTGGCCAAGCTTTTCATGCGCGCGGAATTGGAGGAGGTCATGGACCCTGCATCTTACCTCGGCAAGGCGCCGGAGATGACCATGAAAGTGGTGAGGCGGGTCCGCTCCTCATTGAAGACAAAGTAA